A DNA window from Massilia putida contains the following coding sequences:
- a CDS encoding P-II family nitrogen regulator: protein MKQITCVIKPFKLDEVREALAEVNVTGLTVTEVKGFGRQKGHTELYRGAEYVVDFLPKVKIEVVVDDSLTEQVVDAIIKAARTGKIGDGKIFVQDVEQVIRIRTGETGPDAV from the coding sequence ATGAAACAGATTACCTGCGTGATCAAGCCGTTCAAGCTGGACGAAGTGCGCGAAGCGCTGGCCGAAGTGAACGTCACCGGCCTGACCGTCACGGAAGTGAAGGGCTTCGGCCGCCAGAAGGGCCACACGGAACTGTACCGCGGCGCCGAATACGTGGTCGACTTCCTGCCCAAGGTGAAGATCGAAGTGGTGGTCGACGACTCCCTGACCGAGCAGGTGGTCGACGCCATCATCAAGGCCGCGCGCACGGGCAAGATCGGCGACGGCAAGATCTTCGTGCAGGACGTGGAGCAGGTGATCCGTATCCGTACGGGCGAGACGGGGCCGGACGCGGTTTGA
- a CDS encoding trimeric intracellular cation channel family protein, which yields MHLITVIEIVAILVGAFSGFIEARRKRMDVVGVFTVAFIAAFGGGTLRDILLDKRPLFWVIHQEYAILIFVLALVATPLIRTLRQIVSERLIVIADAVGLGLFSVAGVSSALDAHMPLFIASMMGVITGIFGGVMRDIVCNEVPMVFRDGKPYAICAFVGNWMFLLLGMNGFPHDFALWSSAMFIVVFRLVTWKFDLRLGR from the coding sequence ATGCACCTCATCACCGTCATCGAAATCGTCGCGATCCTGGTGGGTGCGTTCTCCGGTTTCATCGAGGCCCGGCGCAAGCGCATGGATGTGGTGGGCGTGTTCACGGTCGCGTTCATCGCCGCGTTCGGCGGCGGCACGCTGCGCGACATCCTGCTGGATAAACGGCCGCTGTTCTGGGTGATCCATCAGGAGTACGCGATCCTGATCTTCGTGCTGGCCCTCGTCGCGACGCCGCTGATCCGGACGCTGCGCCAGATCGTGTCGGAACGGCTGATCGTCATCGCCGATGCCGTCGGCCTGGGCCTGTTTTCCGTCGCCGGCGTGTCGTCCGCGCTGGACGCGCACATGCCGCTGTTCATCGCGTCGATGATGGGCGTGATCACGGGGATCTTCGGCGGCGTGATGCGCGACATCGTCTGCAACGAGGTGCCGATGGTGTTCAGGGACGGCAAGCCCTACGCCATCTGCGCGTTCGTCGGCAACTGGATGTTCCTGCTGCTGGGGATGAACGGCTTCCCGCACGATTTCGCGCTGTGGTCCAGCGCGATGTTCATCGTGGTGTTCCGGCTGGTGACGTGGAAGTTCGATCTGAGGCTGGGGAGGTAA
- a CDS encoding ATP-binding protein yields the protein MAAPRRVDLQNCADEPIHIPGSIQPHGALIFLSDAGLVEGWSANIAAVTGREPALGQPFGALGLPDAVTELIQECSATMIAGEGPAMVAAVTIDGRDYDCVVHAHVHRILVEFEVRDVGMDEVAQFAIKAHSSIDRLRRQRTVDGLLETAVRQVREFTGFDRVMAYRFRSDDSGDIAAEARRDDLVPYLGQRYPAGDIPPQARRLYVLNTLRMIADVGYRPVSLLGAAREGAPDSEPLDMSFAVLRSVSPIHVEYLQNMGVAASMSVSIVVGDRLWGLIACHHMTPKRVPYSVRMAADVLAQVIASTVQGIEAREDAALVEHAAQVRTSLVESLLLEEDPLEALVQHGDGLLESAHAQALIVGQYGRVVCRGIDRALGEAVAAALPADANDILTYGCVKEWPDAVRPLLGKWAGLLGLPFDPPTDGWCVLLRTEQVEEVAWGGKPDKSMSGPMGERLTPRGSFDAWHETVRGRAHPWEDGILTHARMMLGELTRVSNARRAQTEATRAQLLAMLGHDLRDPLNSINMAGMVLERTDGGSNKGTLGKRIQSSSNRMQRMIGQVLDMSRIDRGLSLGIDLQPVDLAALACDMVEEARLAYPTIVYDVHATGPAFVLADSGRLGQVISNLLSNARQHGEPNHPIVIRLAPQDGQAVLDVANAGSPIAPETEATLFNPFKRGSLNNPRNRTGMGLGLYIAQQIVREHKGEIAYRHENGNVVFSVRLPLAPRQAS from the coding sequence ATGGCAGCGCCGCGGCGGGTCGATCTGCAGAACTGTGCGGACGAACCGATCCACATCCCCGGCTCGATCCAGCCGCATGGCGCACTCATCTTCCTGTCGGACGCCGGCCTCGTCGAAGGCTGGAGCGCCAACATCGCCGCCGTCACGGGCCGCGAACCCGCGCTCGGACAGCCGTTCGGCGCGCTCGGCCTGCCGGACGCCGTCACGGAACTGATCCAGGAATGCAGCGCGACGATGATTGCTGGCGAGGGGCCGGCCATGGTCGCCGCGGTGACGATCGATGGGCGCGACTACGACTGCGTCGTGCACGCGCACGTGCACCGCATCCTCGTCGAATTCGAAGTGCGCGACGTCGGCATGGACGAAGTCGCCCAGTTCGCGATCAAGGCGCATTCGTCGATCGACCGCCTGCGCCGCCAGCGCACCGTCGACGGCCTGCTGGAGACGGCCGTACGCCAGGTACGCGAATTCACGGGCTTCGACCGCGTGATGGCCTACCGCTTCCGCAGCGACGACTCGGGCGACATCGCCGCCGAGGCCCGCCGCGACGACCTCGTTCCCTATCTCGGCCAGCGCTATCCGGCCGGCGACATCCCGCCGCAGGCGCGCCGCCTGTACGTGCTGAACACGCTGCGCATGATCGCCGACGTCGGCTACCGGCCCGTGTCGCTGCTGGGGGCGGCGCGCGAAGGCGCGCCCGATAGCGAGCCGCTGGACATGAGCTTCGCCGTGCTGCGCAGCGTGTCGCCGATCCACGTCGAATACCTGCAGAACATGGGCGTCGCCGCATCGATGAGCGTGTCGATCGTCGTCGGCGACCGGCTCTGGGGCCTGATCGCGTGTCACCACATGACACCCAAGCGCGTGCCCTACTCCGTGCGGATGGCGGCCGACGTGCTGGCCCAGGTGATCGCGTCGACCGTGCAAGGTATCGAAGCGCGCGAGGACGCGGCACTCGTGGAACACGCGGCGCAAGTGCGCACGAGCCTCGTGGAATCGCTGCTGCTGGAAGAAGACCCGCTCGAGGCCCTCGTGCAGCACGGCGACGGGCTGCTGGAGTCGGCGCACGCGCAGGCGCTGATCGTCGGCCAGTACGGCCGCGTCGTGTGCCGCGGCATCGACCGCGCATTGGGCGAAGCCGTCGCCGCCGCGCTGCCCGCCGACGCGAACGACATCCTCACCTACGGCTGCGTGAAGGAATGGCCGGACGCGGTCCGGCCCCTGCTCGGCAAATGGGCGGGCCTGCTCGGCCTCCCGTTCGACCCGCCCACCGACGGCTGGTGCGTGCTGCTGCGCACGGAACAGGTCGAGGAAGTGGCGTGGGGCGGCAAGCCGGACAAGAGCATGTCCGGCCCGATGGGCGAGCGCCTGACGCCACGCGGTTCGTTCGACGCCTGGCATGAAACCGTACGCGGCCGCGCCCACCCGTGGGAAGACGGCATCCTCACGCATGCGCGCATGATGCTCGGGGAACTCACGCGCGTGTCGAACGCGCGCCGCGCCCAGACGGAAGCGACGCGCGCCCAGCTGCTCGCGATGCTGGGCCACGACCTGCGCGACCCGCTCAACTCGATCAATATGGCCGGCATGGTGCTGGAGCGGACGGACGGCGGCAGCAACAAGGGCACGCTGGGCAAGCGCATCCAGTCGTCCAGCAACCGCATGCAGCGCATGATCGGCCAGGTGCTGGACATGAGCCGCATCGACCGCGGCCTCTCCCTCGGCATCGACCTGCAGCCGGTCGACCTCGCGGCGCTCGCCTGCGACATGGTCGAGGAAGCGCGCCTCGCCTACCCGACCATCGTCTACGACGTGCACGCGACCGGGCCGGCGTTCGTGCTGGCGGACAGCGGCCGCCTGGGCCAGGTGATCTCGAACCTGCTGTCGAACGCGCGCCAGCACGGCGAACCGAACCACCCCATCGTCATCCGGCTCGCCCCGCAGGACGGCCAGGCCGTGCTGGACGTGGCGAACGCGGGCAGCCCGATCGCGCCGGAAACGGAAGCCACGCTGTTCAATCCGTTCAAGCGCGGCTCGCTGAACAATCCGCGCAACCGCACGGGCATGGGCCTCGGGCTGTACATCGCGCAGCAGATCGTGCGCGAGCACAAAGGCGAGATCGCCTACCGCCACGAGAACGGCAACGTCGTGTTCTCCGTGCGCCTGCCGCTGGCGCCGCGCCAGGCGTCCTGA
- a CDS encoding Smr/MutS family protein: MKQFSELKSLRDKLKEDERQRAIEKAEREKRERIARENAVEFGSAVKDVVKMPESDRYVWRPMHEFETRGQPLPTRPRTQEEETAAVLRESMLSDQFDVDGLLDEDPSLSWSAPGVGPDVVKKLRKRHWPVEDELDLHGLTRDEARRHVDTYLRKSNKRGIRCVRIIHGVGYGSAGGEPVLRGMVHSWLVQTREVVAFCVANRADGGNGALIVLLRPALED; this comes from the coding sequence ATGAAACAATTTTCGGAATTGAAATCCTTGCGCGACAAGCTCAAGGAAGACGAAAGGCAGCGCGCCATCGAAAAGGCCGAGCGCGAGAAGCGCGAGCGGATCGCGCGCGAGAACGCCGTCGAATTCGGCTCGGCCGTGAAGGACGTCGTCAAGATGCCCGAATCGGACCGCTACGTGTGGCGGCCGATGCACGAGTTCGAAACGCGTGGCCAGCCGCTGCCGACGCGTCCGCGCACGCAGGAAGAAGAAACGGCCGCCGTGCTGCGCGAGTCGATGCTGTCCGACCAGTTCGACGTCGACGGCCTGCTCGACGAAGATCCCTCCCTCAGCTGGTCGGCACCCGGCGTCGGTCCCGACGTCGTGAAAAAACTGCGCAAGCGCCACTGGCCCGTCGAGGACGAGCTGGACCTGCACGGCCTCACGCGCGACGAGGCGCGGCGCCACGTCGACACGTATCTGCGCAAATCCAACAAGCGCGGCATCCGCTGCGTGCGCATCATCCACGGCGTGGGCTATGGCTCGGCCGGCGGCGAACCCGTCCTGCGCGGCATGGTCCACAGCTGGCTCGTGCAGACGCGCGAAGTGGTCGCCTTCTGCGTCGCGAACCGGGCCGACGGCGGCAACGGCGCGCTGATCGTCCTGCTGCGTCCCGCGCTCGAAGACTGA
- the trxB gene encoding thioredoxin-disulfide reductase, giving the protein MTTRKHAKVLILGSGPAGYSAAVYAARANLSPMLVTGVEQGGQLMTTTDVENWPGDPLGVQGPELMQRLLQHAERFNTEIVFDHIHTTHLDEKPIRLIGDSHEFTCDALIIATGASAQYLGLPSEQEFMGKGVSACATCDGFFYRNQEVAVIGGGNTAVEEALYLSNIATKVTLIHRRDKFRAEPILVDRLMGKVAEGKIVLELNQTLDEVQGDQSGVTGLRLKSTDGGATKELKVHGLFVAIGHKPNTGIFEGQLDMHNGYIKTRGGSEGMATATSVPGVFAAGDVQDHVYRQAITSSGSGCMAALDAQRYLEALE; this is encoded by the coding sequence ATGACCACTCGCAAACACGCCAAAGTCCTGATCCTCGGTTCCGGTCCCGCCGGTTATAGCGCCGCCGTCTACGCCGCGCGCGCCAACCTCAGTCCGATGCTGGTGACCGGTGTCGAGCAGGGTGGTCAGCTGATGACGACGACGGACGTCGAGAACTGGCCGGGCGACCCGCTGGGCGTCCAGGGTCCGGAACTGATGCAGCGCCTGCTGCAGCATGCCGAGCGCTTCAATACGGAAATCGTGTTCGACCACATCCACACGACGCACCTGGATGAAAAGCCGATCCGCCTCATTGGCGATTCGCACGAATTCACCTGCGACGCCCTGATCATCGCCACCGGCGCCTCGGCCCAATACCTCGGCCTGCCCAGCGAGCAGGAATTCATGGGCAAAGGCGTGTCGGCCTGCGCGACGTGCGACGGGTTCTTCTACCGCAACCAGGAAGTCGCGGTGATCGGCGGCGGCAACACCGCGGTCGAGGAAGCGCTGTACCTGTCGAACATCGCGACGAAGGTCACGCTGATCCACCGCCGCGACAAGTTCCGCGCCGAGCCGATCCTCGTCGACCGCCTGATGGGCAAGGTCGCCGAGGGCAAGATCGTGCTGGAGCTGAACCAGACGCTGGACGAGGTCCAGGGCGACCAGAGCGGCGTGACCGGCCTGCGGCTGAAATCGACGGACGGCGGCGCGACCAAGGAACTGAAGGTCCACGGCCTGTTCGTGGCGATCGGCCACAAGCCGAACACGGGCATCTTCGAAGGCCAGCTGGACATGCACAACGGCTACATCAAGACCCGCGGCGGCAGCGAAGGCATGGCCACCGCGACCAGCGTCCCGGGCGTGTTCGCGGCCGGCGACGTGCAGGACCACGTGTACCGCCAGGCGATCACCTCGTCGGGCTCGGGCTGCATGGCCGCGCTGGATGCCCAGCGCTACCTGGAAGCCCTGGAATAA
- a CDS encoding DNA translocase FtsK, with protein MSKNSPSTSTTYTHKPRPPRQPLPNRLVRLLSEARWLVTAVALLYFVLILLSYNRADPGFSHENVVPHIANLGGRAGAWLADLLLFIFGFSAWWLCVCFTRAVWQGYRRLHSRFIVQEAQQEPEHQGETLVRWIGFVLMFAGSVGLEYLRMWSLKVELPRAAGGVLGQLIGHAAHNAFGFTGATLLLLLLFGLGFSWYFQVSWLAVAERIGETVETTWDWFRLRYEDREDRRYGEVAAHKRDEVVVHERAKYVEKHAGSPVRIETPRYDEDEPQEEAPPAAPGFLAKMKAKVKARGEAKLARAKAEPRIDGGAAPAAPMAPEPSFDEPRDEHEPALVPTPRAPAKPAAPPASAAAPNPSPIKIEPPMTTVPRSERAEKERQSHLFEVHGDSTLPPLALLDDAPPAQESVAIETLEFTSRLIEKKLSDFGVEAKVVAAYPGPVVTRYEIEPATGVKGSQIVNLARDLARSLSLTSIRVVETIPGKNYMALELPNPKRQIVRLTEILGSKVYGDSASSLTVALGKDIAGKPVVADLAKMPHLLVAGTTGSGKSVGINATILSLLYKADPADVRLILIDPKMLEMSVYEGIPHLLAPVVTDMRQAGHALNWAVNEMERRYKLMSKLGVRNLAGYNGKIAEAAKREEHIPNPFSLTPDAPEPLDKLPTIVIIIDELADLMMVVGKKVEELIARIAQKARAAGIHLILATQRPSVDVITGLIKANIPTRIAFQVSSKIDSRTILDQMGAETLLGMGDMLYMPPGTGLPIRVHGAFVSDDEVHRVVKHLQSTGEPNYIEGILEGGVAEDGGGADGVPAGEGGGESDAMYDQAVAVVLKNRRASISLVQRHLRIGYNRAARLLEQMEQSGIVSPMQSNGNRDILVPATNAE; from the coding sequence ATGAGCAAGAATAGTCCATCGACGAGCACGACCTATACTCACAAGCCGAGGCCACCGCGCCAGCCGCTGCCGAACCGGCTCGTGCGCCTGTTGTCGGAGGCGCGCTGGCTGGTCACGGCCGTCGCGCTGTTGTATTTCGTCCTCATTTTGCTCAGTTATAACCGGGCCGATCCGGGCTTCTCGCACGAGAACGTCGTTCCCCACATCGCCAACCTGGGCGGCCGCGCCGGCGCCTGGCTGGCCGATCTATTACTGTTCATCTTCGGCTTTTCCGCCTGGTGGTTGTGCGTCTGCTTCACGCGCGCCGTGTGGCAAGGCTACCGGCGCTTGCATTCGCGGTTCATCGTCCAGGAGGCGCAGCAGGAGCCCGAGCACCAGGGCGAGACACTGGTCCGCTGGATCGGCTTCGTGCTGATGTTCGCGGGCAGCGTCGGCCTCGAATACCTGCGCATGTGGTCATTGAAGGTCGAGCTGCCGCGCGCGGCCGGCGGCGTGCTGGGCCAGCTGATCGGCCATGCCGCCCACAACGCGTTCGGCTTCACGGGCGCGACCCTGCTCCTGCTGCTGCTGTTCGGCCTCGGCTTCTCCTGGTACTTCCAGGTGTCGTGGCTGGCCGTGGCCGAGCGCATCGGCGAGACCGTCGAGACGACGTGGGACTGGTTCCGCCTGCGCTACGAAGACCGCGAAGACCGCCGCTACGGCGAAGTGGCGGCGCACAAGCGCGACGAGGTCGTCGTGCACGAGCGCGCCAAGTACGTGGAAAAACATGCCGGTTCGCCCGTGCGGATCGAGACCCCGCGCTACGACGAGGACGAGCCGCAGGAAGAGGCGCCGCCTGCCGCGCCGGGTTTCCTGGCCAAGATGAAGGCCAAGGTCAAGGCGCGCGGCGAAGCGAAGCTGGCCCGGGCCAAGGCGGAGCCGCGGATCGATGGCGGCGCTGCGCCGGCCGCGCCGATGGCGCCGGAGCCGTCGTTCGACGAACCGCGCGACGAACACGAGCCTGCGCTCGTGCCCACGCCGCGCGCGCCCGCGAAGCCGGCCGCGCCGCCGGCGTCGGCGGCCGCACCGAATCCGTCGCCGATCAAGATCGAACCGCCGATGACCACCGTGCCGCGCTCCGAGCGCGCCGAAAAGGAACGCCAGTCGCACCTGTTCGAAGTCCACGGCGACAGCACGCTGCCGCCGCTGGCGCTGCTGGACGACGCGCCGCCCGCGCAGGAATCCGTCGCCATCGAGACCCTGGAATTCACCAGCCGCCTGATCGAAAAGAAGCTGTCCGACTTCGGCGTCGAGGCGAAGGTCGTGGCCGCGTATCCGGGCCCGGTCGTCACCCGCTACGAGATCGAACCGGCGACGGGCGTGAAGGGCAGCCAGATCGTCAACCTGGCGCGCGACCTGGCGCGTTCGCTGTCGCTGACGTCGATCCGCGTGGTCGAGACGATCCCCGGCAAGAACTACATGGCGCTGGAACTGCCGAACCCGAAGCGCCAGATCGTGCGCCTGACCGAGATCCTCGGCTCGAAAGTCTATGGCGACAGCGCGTCCAGCCTGACGGTCGCGCTGGGCAAGGACATCGCCGGCAAGCCGGTCGTCGCCGACCTCGCGAAGATGCCGCACCTGCTGGTGGCGGGTACGACGGGTTCCGGTAAATCCGTTGGCATCAACGCGACCATCCTGTCGCTGCTGTACAAGGCCGATCCGGCCGACGTGCGCCTGATCCTGATCGACCCGAAAATGCTCGAAATGTCGGTGTACGAAGGCATCCCGCACCTGCTGGCGCCCGTCGTCACCGACATGCGCCAGGCCGGCCACGCGCTGAACTGGGCCGTGAACGAGATGGAGCGCCGTTATAAGCTGATGTCGAAGCTGGGCGTGCGCAACCTGGCCGGCTACAACGGCAAGATCGCGGAAGCCGCGAAGCGCGAGGAACACATCCCGAACCCGTTCTCGCTGACGCCGGACGCGCCGGAGCCGCTGGATAAACTGCCGACGATCGTCATCATCATCGACGAGCTGGCCGACCTGATGATGGTGGTCGGCAAGAAGGTCGAGGAACTGATCGCCCGTATCGCCCAGAAGGCGCGCGCGGCCGGCATCCACCTGATTCTCGCGACGCAGCGTCCGTCCGTGGACGTCATCACGGGCCTGATCAAGGCGAACATCCCGACGCGTATCGCGTTCCAGGTGTCGTCCAAGATCGACTCGCGCACCATCCTCGACCAGATGGGCGCCGAGACGCTGCTGGGCATGGGCGACATGCTGTACATGCCGCCGGGGACCGGCCTGCCGATCCGTGTGCACGGCGCGTTCGTCTCGGACGACGAAGTGCATCGAGTTGTAAAACATCTCCAGTCGACGGGCGAACCGAATTACATTGAGGGTATCCTCGAAGGCGGCGTGGCGGAAGACGGCGGCGGCGCCGACGGCGTGCCGGCGGGCGAAGGCGGCGGCGAGTCCGACGCGATGTACGACCAGGCCGTGGCCGTGGTGCTGAAGAACCGGCGGGCGTCGATCTCGCTCGTGCAGCGCCACCTGCGCATCGGCTACAACCGCGCCGCGCGCCTGCTCGAGCAGATGGAGCAGAGCGGCATCGTGTCGCCGATGCAGTCGAACGGCAACCGGGACATCCTGGTGCCTGCAACGAACGCGGAATGA
- the lolA gene encoding outer membrane lipoprotein chaperone LolA, which translates to MVKLKNILIATTLLVAGAAHASALDQFKSFVAGTKSARGEFTQTQVMKSGKPGKTSSGTFVFSRPGKFIWTYQKPYEQLLQADGETLYLYDKDLNQVTTRKLGGALGSSPAAILFGSNDLEKNFTLSEAGTHDGLEWLHATPKSKDTTFEQIGIGLKDGMPQAMELKDNFGQTVLLKFTSFQRNPALGAQAFKFDVPKGAEVVNQ; encoded by the coding sequence ATGGTAAAATTGAAAAACATACTGATCGCCACCACCCTGCTGGTCGCGGGCGCGGCCCACGCCAGCGCGCTGGATCAATTCAAATCCTTCGTCGCCGGCACCAAGTCCGCTCGCGGCGAATTCACGCAGACGCAGGTCATGAAATCGGGCAAGCCGGGCAAGACCTCCAGCGGCACCTTCGTGTTTTCCCGCCCCGGCAAGTTCATTTGGACGTACCAGAAGCCGTACGAACAACTGCTGCAGGCCGACGGCGAAACCTTGTACTTGTACGACAAGGACCTGAACCAGGTCACGACGCGCAAGCTGGGCGGTGCGCTGGGCAGCTCGCCGGCCGCGATCCTGTTCGGCAGCAACGACCTGGAAAAGAATTTCACGCTGTCCGAAGCGGGTACGCACGACGGCCTGGAATGGCTGCACGCGACGCCGAAATCCAAGGATACGACGTTCGAGCAGATCGGCATCGGCCTGAAGGATGGCATGCCGCAGGCGATGGAACTGAAGGACAACTTCGGCCAGACCGTGCTGCTGAAATTCACGAGTTTCCAGCGCAACCCGGCGCTCGGCGCGCAGGCGTTCAAGTTCGACGTGCCGAAGGGTGCGGAAGTCGTCAATCAGTAA
- a CDS encoding replication-associated recombination protein A: MDDLFKTEPAAPLAEALRPKTIAEVIGQSHLLGEGKPLNLVFKSGRPHSMILWGPPGVGKTTLARLTANAFDCEFIALSAVLSGVKDIRAAVEQAEHYLAGGHHTILFIDEIHRFNKSQQDALLPFVESGLVTLIGATTENPSFEVNSALLSRSQVYVLKALTDDEMRQLLERARAQGGLSHLRFDDIAVQTLIGYADGDARRFLNLLEQTKTSAETSNTTHITREFVENALTLNARRFDKGGDNFYDQISALHKSVRGSHPDAALYWLCRMLDGGADPKYLSRRIVRMAWEDIGIADPRAIQLANDAAETFERLGSPEGELALGQAVVYLAIAAKSNAGYNAFNAAMAFVRKDKSREVPVHLRNAPTKLMKELGYGHEYRYAHDEPHAYAAGETYLPDGMPEPGWYQPVPRGIEAKIAEKLAWLRSLDDDARAAGAPD; encoded by the coding sequence GTGGATGACCTTTTCAAGACCGAACCCGCCGCCCCGCTCGCCGAAGCGCTGCGGCCGAAGACGATCGCCGAGGTGATCGGCCAGAGCCACCTGCTGGGCGAGGGCAAGCCCCTGAACCTCGTGTTCAAGTCGGGCCGGCCCCATTCGATGATCCTGTGGGGCCCGCCGGGCGTCGGCAAGACGACGTTGGCGCGGCTGACGGCGAACGCGTTCGACTGCGAATTCATCGCGCTGTCCGCGGTGTTGTCGGGCGTGAAGGACATCCGCGCCGCCGTCGAACAGGCCGAGCACTATCTCGCGGGCGGCCACCACACGATCCTGTTCATCGACGAGATCCACAGGTTCAATAAATCGCAGCAGGACGCGCTGCTGCCGTTCGTGGAGTCCGGCCTCGTCACCCTGATCGGGGCGACGACGGAAAACCCGTCGTTCGAAGTCAACTCGGCACTGCTGTCGCGCTCGCAGGTGTACGTGCTGAAGGCGCTCACCGACGACGAGATGCGCCAGCTGCTGGAGCGCGCCCGCGCGCAGGGCGGTTTGTCGCACCTGCGGTTCGACGATATCGCCGTGCAGACCTTGATCGGCTACGCGGACGGCGACGCCAGGCGCTTCCTGAACCTGCTGGAGCAGACGAAGACGTCGGCCGAGACGTCGAACACGACGCACATCACGCGCGAATTCGTCGAGAACGCGCTCACGCTGAACGCGCGCCGCTTCGACAAGGGCGGCGACAATTTTTACGACCAGATCTCGGCGCTGCACAAGTCCGTGCGCGGCTCGCATCCGGACGCCGCGCTGTACTGGCTGTGCCGCATGCTGGACGGCGGCGCCGACCCGAAATACCTGTCGCGCCGCATCGTGCGGATGGCGTGGGAAGACATCGGCATCGCCGACCCGCGCGCGATCCAGCTCGCGAACGACGCGGCCGAGACCTTCGAGCGTCTCGGCTCGCCGGAGGGCGAACTGGCGCTGGGCCAGGCGGTCGTCTACCTGGCCATCGCCGCCAAGAGCAATGCCGGCTACAACGCGTTCAATGCGGCGATGGCGTTCGTGCGCAAGGACAAATCGCGCGAAGTGCCCGTCCACCTGCGCAACGCGCCGACGAAGCTCATGAAGGAACTGGGCTACGGCCACGAATACCGTTACGCCCACGACGAGCCGCACGCGTACGCGGCCGGCGAGACCTACCTGCCGGACGGCATGCCCGAGCCGGGCTGGTACCAGCCGGTGCCGCGCGGGATCGAGGCCAAGATCGCGGAAAAGCTGGCCTGGCTGCGCAGCCTGGACGACGACGCCCGCGCCGCCGGCGCGCCGGACTGA
- a CDS encoding DUF421 domain-containing protein codes for MDVDWEALFTFSVPPLELVVRGTLTYIFLFCLFRFVVRRDAGALGLSDLLVLVIIADAAQNAMAGDYISIVDGFTLIGTIIGWNYTLNWLSFRYPWFRRFALAPPICIIKDGIKQDAALRRELISDEELRAMLHEHEVDDIAQVKRAWLEPDGQLTVLRRRSPRGTADDRGTGGPPRRGL; via the coding sequence ATGGATGTCGACTGGGAAGCGCTGTTCACGTTCAGCGTGCCGCCGCTCGAACTCGTCGTGCGCGGCACCCTGACGTACATCTTCCTGTTCTGCCTGTTCCGCTTCGTCGTGCGGCGCGACGCCGGGGCGCTGGGGCTGTCCGACCTGCTCGTGCTGGTGATCATCGCCGACGCCGCCCAGAACGCCATGGCCGGCGACTACATTTCCATCGTCGACGGCTTTACCCTCATCGGCACCATCATCGGCTGGAACTACACCCTGAACTGGCTCAGTTTCCGCTACCCGTGGTTCCGCCGCTTCGCGCTGGCACCGCCGATCTGCATCATCAAGGACGGCATCAAGCAGGACGCCGCGCTGCGCCGCGAATTGATCAGCGACGAGGAATTGCGCGCGATGCTGCACGAGCACGAGGTCGACGACATCGCCCAGGTCAAGCGCGCGTGGCTGGAGCCGGACGGCCAGTTGACGGTGCTGCGCCGGCGCAGTCCACGTGGCACTGCCGACGACCGCGGCACGGGCGGTCCGCCACGGCGCGGGCTGTAG